The following is a genomic window from Chryseobacterium sp. StRB126.
AATAAGAGAATTACAGCAAAAACAAATCTGACAGATTGTTTTATTAAAGCATATAATATTAAAATTGCTAATGACCTTAAGGGAATTGTTGAAAAATTAGTAAATGATTACAATGGTTTGGTAATAATTGAAGAGGAAACAAAAAGAGAAGAAAGAATAAAAAAGCTTATCGCTGAATATAAAACCAAATTTATTGATCATCCTCATTTTGAAATAAAATTTGAGAAGATGAATGTCTCTTTCGATCCAAGAGATATATTACCAATTGAAAAGGAAGGAACAGTGTATCCTAATATCAGAGTTACCGATAAATGGGGGATTTTGACTGTTGAGAATGGAGCATTAATGAGTCCGAATTGGGATAAGATTTCAATATCTGCTCCTGTCAGGATGGAGGATAAGAAAATATCAGGTGACGGCTGGGTCCTTGAACTGACTGATGGGTATGTAATAAAGAAGGGCGATTCTAATGGGAATTATACATTGATTAAGAAAGTTATTCCTTAAAGCGTATAAAACAAAAAACCTCGTCATAAAAATGACGAGGTTTTGAAGTGAAGCCTTTATGACTTGAAAGATGTTTTCTCAATCTCTCTTGTAAGCTTTCACAGGAATGCCTAATATAATATTTGTCAAGAGATTCGAAATAAAGAATATAACAATCAAGCGGTATTGTGAATATCGATGAGAAGAAATAAAATAAAAGCCCTACAATTCAAATTGTAAGACTTTTGTTATTTATAAATATTGAGGTTTATATTTTACAAGTCATTTGGATTTGGGAAAGGGCCACATAAGCATAGTCCGTTAGAGTCACAACCTCCTTGTTCAAAACCTGATTCCTTACATAATTCCTTACAAAATCGTGGAACACATTGATTTGGTATGATTCCTCCTAAAATAGTTTTCAATTCATTTCTCTTTAGAGCGCTGTTTTGTTTTTTGAATGTTTTCATGTTAATTTTTTTTATGTTAGCGATTCAAATATATAAAAATATTTTATCCTTTATGCGTGAAAAAATATTTATTGTAATTGATGATTGAAATTTGCGAGGAAAGAGATTGGATGATGATCTTTGTTATGGATATAAAAGGGGTGATTCTATCGACTATTTGCTTGGAGAGAATAGTTGGCTCCTGATTAGTTTAAATTTCGAAAATTAAGATGATGGTGATTATAAGTAAGTTTAATTATCTTAAAATCAATATGAGTAATATAAAACAAAAAACCTCGCCATAAAAATGACGAGGTTTTTTGTGAGCGCGAAAGGATTCGAACCTTTGACCGTCTGCTTAGAAGGCAGATGCTCTATCCAGCTGAGCTACGCACCCATTATGTAATTTTGAGAAAATTACCAAAACTGTCGGGGCGGCAGGATTCGAACCTGCGACCTCCTGGTCCCAAACCAGGCGCGATGACCGGACTACGCTACGCCCCGAATATATAAGAGAGCGGAGGGTAAGGGATTCGAACCCTTGCGACACTTTCGCGTCGACAGTTTAGCAAACTGCTCCGTTAACCACTCCGGCAACCCTCCTTTTTGTTGATTTTTTAATGATCGTTGTTCCGTTATTGCGAGTGCAAATATAGAACAGATTTCTTTATTTACCAAATAAAATTCAAGAAATTTTTGTGTATTTTTGAGGTAATAATTTGATAAAAAACCAAACTGATGCGTAAAACATTATATATCATCGGATTAAGTACTTTAGTTTTTTCATGTACTTCTCAAAAAAATGTGAAAAAAAATACGTACCAACCGAAAACCCCCGTGGTACAGCCAAAATCAGCAGTAAAGACCCAAGCTCAGGAAACTCCAAAACCAAAAGTAGTAAGCGATCATGGAGTAGACTTTTTTACTACTAATATAGCAGACCCAACAAAAAATGATAATACAGCAAGTTATGGTTCTATTGTATCTGCAAAACCTGCAGGATATAAAGTGGTGAAAAGTTATTTTCCTGCCATGGCACAGAACTTCAGACAGCGTTATCTGATACTGCATTACACAGTGCTTCCTGATGACAAGTCTATTACTGTTCTTACCCAGCCTGGAGTAAGTGCCCATTATTTGGTAAACAATACAGGTGATAATGAAATTTATCAGTTAGTAGATGAAAATAAGAGAGCATATCATGCAGGAGTAAGTTCATGGAGAGCCGATAAGAATCTTAACGATACCTCTATAGGAATTGAAATTGTAAACCCTGGTTTTACAACTGATGCTGCAGGCAAAAGACTTTTCGTTCCTTTTAGTGATGCTCAGGTGAGAAAAGTAGCTGCGTTGGCAAAAGATATTGTTACAAGATATCAGATTCCCGCAACCAATGTTATTGCTCATGCAGATATTGCCCCTACAAGAAAACAGGATCCTGGGCCAATGTTCCCATGGAAAAAATTATATGATGAATACCAGATAGGAATGTGGTATGATGAAGCAGTAAAACAAAATTATTTTGATCTTGCCCAAACTGAACTTCCTGCAAAGTATAGTGATACAGACTTTATCTTCACTATACAGACTGCATTGCAGAAATTTGGTTACGGAATAGAGCTTAGCGGAAAATGGGACGATGCCACCAAGAAAACTATTGAAGCTTTTCAGTATCATTTCCGTCCACAAAATTATGACGGAATTATGGATGCTGAATCATGGGCAATATTACAAGCTTTGAATGTAAAATATTCAGTAAAATAATTCAAATTAAAGCGCATCGAATCGATGCGTTTTTGCTATCTTTAAACGATCAAAAACAGTAAAATATCTGTAATGGAAAATTTCAGAAAAGAAAGTGATCTGTTAGGCGAATTGAACGTGCCTTTAGACGCTTATTATGGAGTGCAGACGCAAAGAGCAATCAACAACTTCAAAATCTCAGGACAGCTTTTGTCTTCATATCCGGATTTTATTAAAGGACTGGCTTTCGTAAAAAAAGCAGCCGCAAAAACCAATTATGAATTAGGACTTCTTGATGAAAGCTTATATTTCAAAATAGCAGAAGCATGTGATGAGATTGTAGCAGGAAAATATCATGAGCAATTTCCGGTAGATATGATCCAGGGAGGTGCAGGAACTTCAATCAATATGAATGCGAATGAAGTGATTGCTAATATAGTATTGGAAAAATTAGGGAAAAATAAAGGAGAGTATGAATTCTGTTCACCTAACGACCATATCAATCTTTCACAATCAACCAACGATGCTTATCCTACAGCTATTAAAATGGGATTGCTGCAGATGAATATCGGTTTGGTAGAAAGACTTGAGAAAATCATAGCAGCTTTCCGTGCAAAAGGACAGGAGTTCCAGGATGTCATCAAAATGGGACGTACACAGCTTCAGGATGCTGTTCCTATGACATTAGGCCAGGAATTTGAGGCATATGCTGCTACGTTGGAAGAAGATATTTCCAAACTGAACAATAATGCAAGTCTTTTTGTAGAAGTAAATATGGGAGCAACGGCTATCGGAACAGGACTAAATGCTCCGGTTGGATATGCAACCCTTTGTGCTAAAAATTTAGCTCAGATTACAGGATTTCCGATTGTTTCAGCACCGGATTTAGTGGAAGCTACACCTGATACCGGATCTTATGTGATCTATTCTTCAGCTACG
Proteins encoded in this region:
- a CDS encoding N-acetylmuramoyl-L-alanine amidase; the protein is MRKTLYIIGLSTLVFSCTSQKNVKKNTYQPKTPVVQPKSAVKTQAQETPKPKVVSDHGVDFFTTNIADPTKNDNTASYGSIVSAKPAGYKVVKSYFPAMAQNFRQRYLILHYTVLPDDKSITVLTQPGVSAHYLVNNTGDNEIYQLVDENKRAYHAGVSSWRADKNLNDTSIGIEIVNPGFTTDAAGKRLFVPFSDAQVRKVAALAKDIVTRYQIPATNVIAHADIAPTRKQDPGPMFPWKKLYDEYQIGMWYDEAVKQNYFDLAQTELPAKYSDTDFIFTIQTALQKFGYGIELSGKWDDATKKTIEAFQYHFRPQNYDGIMDAESWAILQALNVKYSVK
- the aspA gene encoding aspartate ammonia-lyase, producing MENFRKESDLLGELNVPLDAYYGVQTQRAINNFKISGQLLSSYPDFIKGLAFVKKAAAKTNYELGLLDESLYFKIAEACDEIVAGKYHEQFPVDMIQGGAGTSINMNANEVIANIVLEKLGKNKGEYEFCSPNDHINLSQSTNDAYPTAIKMGLLQMNIGLVERLEKIIAAFRAKGQEFQDVIKMGRTQLQDAVPMTLGQEFEAYAATLEEDISKLNNNASLFVEVNMGATAIGTGLNAPVGYATLCAKNLAQITGFPIVSAPDLVEATPDTGSYVIYSSATKRLAVKLSKICNDLRLLSSGPRAGLFEINLPPMQPGSSIMPGKVNPVIPEVVNQVCFKVFGNDLTVTFAAEAGQLQLNVMEPVLSHAIMENINFLCNALDTLRDKCVVGITANKEVCLNMVKHSIGIVTALNPYIGYKQSTEIAKEALETGKSVYNLVLEKGILSQEKLDEILDPKNMLKPHNK